A DNA window from Pungitius pungitius chromosome 1, fPunPun2.1, whole genome shotgun sequence contains the following coding sequences:
- the uckl1b gene encoding uridine-cytidine kinase-like 1 isoform X2, with product MSAVSGEEGLSQMETEPRTPPVSTSAALRFSGVGDGSLDRLLPAVSTGLSPRKRTTSQCKSEPPLLRTSKRTIYTAGRPPWYNEHGAQSKEAFVIGLCGGSASGKTTVARKIIEALDVPWVVLLSMDSFYKVLTPDQQTLAASNDYNFDHPDAFDFDLLTHTVRKLKQGKSVKIPVYDFTTHGRQKEWKTVYGASVIIFEGIMAFADKKLLQLLDMKIFVDTDSDIRLVRRLRRDITDRGRDIEGVIKQYNKFVKPAFEQYIEPTMRLADIVVPRGGCNMVAIDLIVQHVHSQLEERELSVRAALASAHQAQPLPQTLSVLESTPQVRGMHTIIRNKETSRDEFIFYSKRLMRLLIERALSFLPSQVHAVQTPQGEDYEGRTFHGKRITGVSILRAGETMEPALRAVCKDVRIGKILIQTNQDTGEPELHYLRLPKDIGEDHVILMDCTVSTGAAAMMAVRVLLDHDVQEDKILLVSLLMAEMGVHSVAYAFPQVKIITTAVDKKVNDLFHIIPGIGNFGDRYFGTDAPPDWSDEEMDEPSY from the exons ATGTCCGCCGTTAGCGGGGAAGAAGGGCTCTCACAGATGGAGACCGAACCGAGAACTCCCCCTGTGTCGACCAG CGCTGCGTTGCGTTTCAGCGGAGTCGGCGACGGCTCGCTGGACCGGCTTCTCCCTGCAGTGAGCACCGGCCTCTCCCCCAGGAAGAGGACCACCAGCCAGTGCAAGTCGGAGCCCCCTCTGCTGCGCACCTCCAAGCGCACCATCTACACGGCGGGCCGGCCGCCCTGGTACAACGAGCACGGGGCGCAGTCCAAGGAGGCCTTCGTCATCG GTCTGTGCGGCGGCAGCGCTTCAGGGAAGACGACGGTAGCGAGGAAGATCATCGAGGCGCTGGACGTGCCGTGGGTTGTGTTGCTCTCCATGGACTCGTTTTacaag GTCCTGACCCCAGATCAGCAGACTCTGGCCGCCAGCAACGACTACAACTTCGACCACCCCGACGCCTTCGACTTCGACCTGCTGACGCACACCGTGCGCAAACTCAAGCAGGGCAAGAGTGTGAAGATCCCCGTGTACGACTTCACCACCCACGGCCGGCAGAAGGAGTGG AAAACCGTGTACGGAGCCAGCGTCATCATCTTTGAGGGAATCATGGCGTTTGCAGACAAGAAGCTCCTGCAG CTGCTGGACATGAAGATCTTCGTGGACACGGACTCCGACATCCGGCTGGTGCGTCGGCTGAGGCGTGACATCACGGACCGGGGGCGGGACATCGAGGGCGTCATCAAGCAGTACAACAAGTTTGTAAAGCCGGCCTTCGAGCAGTACATCGAGCCCACCATGCGCCTGGCCGACATCGTGGTGCCACGgg GCGGATGCAACATGGTGGCCATTGATTTGATTGTGCAGCACGTGCACAGTCAGCTGGAGGAG CGCGAGCTCAGCGTCAG GGCAGCCCTGGCTTCTGCACACCAGGCCCAGCCCCTCCCCCAGACCCTCAGTGTTCTGGAGAGCACGCCCCAGGTGCGGGGCATGCACACCATCATCAG AAACAAGGAAACGAGCCGCGACGAGTTCATCTTCTACTCCAAGAGGTTGATGCGACTCCTGATCGAGCGggcgctctccttcctcccctcccag GTCCACGCAGTGCAGACCCCCCAGGGGGAGGATTACGAAGGCAGGACTTTCCACGGGAAGAGG ATCACGGGCGTGTCCATCCTGCGCGCCGGCGAGACCATGGAGCCCGCCCTGAGGGCCGTGTGCAAAGACGTCCGCATCGGCAAGATCCTCATCCAGACCAACCAGGACACGGGAGAGCCGGAG CTTCACTACCTGCGTCTCCCCAAAGACATCGGTGAAGACCACGTGATCCTGATGGACTGCACCGTGTCCACGGGAGCCGCCGCCATGATGGCGGTGCGCGTGCTGCTG GACCACGACGTTCAGGAGGACAAGATCCTGCTGGTGTCCCTGCTGATGGCAGAGATGGGGGTGCACTCGGTGGCCTACGCGTTCCCACAGGTCAAAATCATCACCACAGCTGTGGACAAGAAGGTCAACGACCTCTTCCACATCATACCCGGCATCG GAAACTTCGGGGATCGATACTTTGGGACCGACGCGCCGCCCGACTGGAGCGACGAGGAGATGGACGAGCCCAGTTACTGA
- the uckl1b gene encoding uridine-cytidine kinase-like 1 isoform X1 — protein sequence MSAVSGEEGLSQMETEPRTPPVSTSAALRFSGVGDGSLDRLLPAVSTGLSPRKRTTSQCKSEPPLLRTSKRTIYTAGRPPWYNEHGAQSKEAFVIGLCGGSASGKTTVARKIIEALDVPWVVLLSMDSFYKVLTPDQQTLAASNDYNFDHPDAFDFDLLTHTVRKLKQGKSVKIPVYDFTTHGRQKEWKTVYGASVIIFEGIMAFADKKLLQLLDMKIFVDTDSDIRLVRRLRRDITDRGRDIEGVIKQYNKFVKPAFEQYIEPTMRLADIVVPRGGCNMVAIDLIVQHVHSQLEERKLRWDMAALASAHQAQPLPQTLSVLESTPQVRGMHTIIRNKETSRDEFIFYSKRLMRLLIERALSFLPSQVHAVQTPQGEDYEGRTFHGKRITGVSILRAGETMEPALRAVCKDVRIGKILIQTNQDTGEPELHYLRLPKDIGEDHVILMDCTVSTGAAAMMAVRVLLDHDVQEDKILLVSLLMAEMGVHSVAYAFPQVKIITTAVDKKVNDLFHIIPGIGNFGDRYFGTDAPPDWSDEEMDEPSY from the exons ATGTCCGCCGTTAGCGGGGAAGAAGGGCTCTCACAGATGGAGACCGAACCGAGAACTCCCCCTGTGTCGACCAG CGCTGCGTTGCGTTTCAGCGGAGTCGGCGACGGCTCGCTGGACCGGCTTCTCCCTGCAGTGAGCACCGGCCTCTCCCCCAGGAAGAGGACCACCAGCCAGTGCAAGTCGGAGCCCCCTCTGCTGCGCACCTCCAAGCGCACCATCTACACGGCGGGCCGGCCGCCCTGGTACAACGAGCACGGGGCGCAGTCCAAGGAGGCCTTCGTCATCG GTCTGTGCGGCGGCAGCGCTTCAGGGAAGACGACGGTAGCGAGGAAGATCATCGAGGCGCTGGACGTGCCGTGGGTTGTGTTGCTCTCCATGGACTCGTTTTacaag GTCCTGACCCCAGATCAGCAGACTCTGGCCGCCAGCAACGACTACAACTTCGACCACCCCGACGCCTTCGACTTCGACCTGCTGACGCACACCGTGCGCAAACTCAAGCAGGGCAAGAGTGTGAAGATCCCCGTGTACGACTTCACCACCCACGGCCGGCAGAAGGAGTGG AAAACCGTGTACGGAGCCAGCGTCATCATCTTTGAGGGAATCATGGCGTTTGCAGACAAGAAGCTCCTGCAG CTGCTGGACATGAAGATCTTCGTGGACACGGACTCCGACATCCGGCTGGTGCGTCGGCTGAGGCGTGACATCACGGACCGGGGGCGGGACATCGAGGGCGTCATCAAGCAGTACAACAAGTTTGTAAAGCCGGCCTTCGAGCAGTACATCGAGCCCACCATGCGCCTGGCCGACATCGTGGTGCCACGgg GCGGATGCAACATGGTGGCCATTGATTTGATTGTGCAGCACGTGCACAGTCAGCTGGAGGAG AGGAAACTTCGCTGGGATAT GGCAGCCCTGGCTTCTGCACACCAGGCCCAGCCCCTCCCCCAGACCCTCAGTGTTCTGGAGAGCACGCCCCAGGTGCGGGGCATGCACACCATCATCAG AAACAAGGAAACGAGCCGCGACGAGTTCATCTTCTACTCCAAGAGGTTGATGCGACTCCTGATCGAGCGggcgctctccttcctcccctcccag GTCCACGCAGTGCAGACCCCCCAGGGGGAGGATTACGAAGGCAGGACTTTCCACGGGAAGAGG ATCACGGGCGTGTCCATCCTGCGCGCCGGCGAGACCATGGAGCCCGCCCTGAGGGCCGTGTGCAAAGACGTCCGCATCGGCAAGATCCTCATCCAGACCAACCAGGACACGGGAGAGCCGGAG CTTCACTACCTGCGTCTCCCCAAAGACATCGGTGAAGACCACGTGATCCTGATGGACTGCACCGTGTCCACGGGAGCCGCCGCCATGATGGCGGTGCGCGTGCTGCTG GACCACGACGTTCAGGAGGACAAGATCCTGCTGGTGTCCCTGCTGATGGCAGAGATGGGGGTGCACTCGGTGGCCTACGCGTTCCCACAGGTCAAAATCATCACCACAGCTGTGGACAAGAAGGTCAACGACCTCTTCCACATCATACCCGGCATCG GAAACTTCGGGGATCGATACTTTGGGACCGACGCGCCGCCCGACTGGAGCGACGAGGAGATGGACGAGCCCAGTTACTGA
- the uckl1b gene encoding uridine-cytidine kinase-like 1 isoform X4 yields MSAVSGEEGLSQMETEPRTPPVSTSGVGDGSLDRLLPAVSTGLSPRKRTTSQCKSEPPLLRTSKRTIYTAGRPPWYNEHGAQSKEAFVIGLCGGSASGKTTVARKIIEALDVPWVVLLSMDSFYKVLTPDQQTLAASNDYNFDHPDAFDFDLLTHTVRKLKQGKSVKIPVYDFTTHGRQKEWKTVYGASVIIFEGIMAFADKKLLQLLDMKIFVDTDSDIRLVRRLRRDITDRGRDIEGVIKQYNKFVKPAFEQYIEPTMRLADIVVPRGGCNMVAIDLIVQHVHSQLEERKLRWDMAALASAHQAQPLPQTLSVLESTPQVRGMHTIIRNKETSRDEFIFYSKRLMRLLIERALSFLPSQVHAVQTPQGEDYEGRTFHGKRITGVSILRAGETMEPALRAVCKDVRIGKILIQTNQDTGEPELHYLRLPKDIGEDHVILMDCTVSTGAAAMMAVRVLLDHDVQEDKILLVSLLMAEMGVHSVAYAFPQVKIITTAVDKKVNDLFHIIPGIGNFGDRYFGTDAPPDWSDEEMDEPSY; encoded by the exons ATGTCCGCCGTTAGCGGGGAAGAAGGGCTCTCACAGATGGAGACCGAACCGAGAACTCCCCCTGTGTCGACCAG CGGAGTCGGCGACGGCTCGCTGGACCGGCTTCTCCCTGCAGTGAGCACCGGCCTCTCCCCCAGGAAGAGGACCACCAGCCAGTGCAAGTCGGAGCCCCCTCTGCTGCGCACCTCCAAGCGCACCATCTACACGGCGGGCCGGCCGCCCTGGTACAACGAGCACGGGGCGCAGTCCAAGGAGGCCTTCGTCATCG GTCTGTGCGGCGGCAGCGCTTCAGGGAAGACGACGGTAGCGAGGAAGATCATCGAGGCGCTGGACGTGCCGTGGGTTGTGTTGCTCTCCATGGACTCGTTTTacaag GTCCTGACCCCAGATCAGCAGACTCTGGCCGCCAGCAACGACTACAACTTCGACCACCCCGACGCCTTCGACTTCGACCTGCTGACGCACACCGTGCGCAAACTCAAGCAGGGCAAGAGTGTGAAGATCCCCGTGTACGACTTCACCACCCACGGCCGGCAGAAGGAGTGG AAAACCGTGTACGGAGCCAGCGTCATCATCTTTGAGGGAATCATGGCGTTTGCAGACAAGAAGCTCCTGCAG CTGCTGGACATGAAGATCTTCGTGGACACGGACTCCGACATCCGGCTGGTGCGTCGGCTGAGGCGTGACATCACGGACCGGGGGCGGGACATCGAGGGCGTCATCAAGCAGTACAACAAGTTTGTAAAGCCGGCCTTCGAGCAGTACATCGAGCCCACCATGCGCCTGGCCGACATCGTGGTGCCACGgg GCGGATGCAACATGGTGGCCATTGATTTGATTGTGCAGCACGTGCACAGTCAGCTGGAGGAG AGGAAACTTCGCTGGGATAT GGCAGCCCTGGCTTCTGCACACCAGGCCCAGCCCCTCCCCCAGACCCTCAGTGTTCTGGAGAGCACGCCCCAGGTGCGGGGCATGCACACCATCATCAG AAACAAGGAAACGAGCCGCGACGAGTTCATCTTCTACTCCAAGAGGTTGATGCGACTCCTGATCGAGCGggcgctctccttcctcccctcccag GTCCACGCAGTGCAGACCCCCCAGGGGGAGGATTACGAAGGCAGGACTTTCCACGGGAAGAGG ATCACGGGCGTGTCCATCCTGCGCGCCGGCGAGACCATGGAGCCCGCCCTGAGGGCCGTGTGCAAAGACGTCCGCATCGGCAAGATCCTCATCCAGACCAACCAGGACACGGGAGAGCCGGAG CTTCACTACCTGCGTCTCCCCAAAGACATCGGTGAAGACCACGTGATCCTGATGGACTGCACCGTGTCCACGGGAGCCGCCGCCATGATGGCGGTGCGCGTGCTGCTG GACCACGACGTTCAGGAGGACAAGATCCTGCTGGTGTCCCTGCTGATGGCAGAGATGGGGGTGCACTCGGTGGCCTACGCGTTCCCACAGGTCAAAATCATCACCACAGCTGTGGACAAGAAGGTCAACGACCTCTTCCACATCATACCCGGCATCG GAAACTTCGGGGATCGATACTTTGGGACCGACGCGCCGCCCGACTGGAGCGACGAGGAGATGGACGAGCCCAGTTACTGA
- the uckl1b gene encoding uridine-cytidine kinase-like 1 isoform X6, whose protein sequence is MNSPPSYSGARISGCWTLRSDGSGVGDGSLDRLLPAVSTGLSPRKRTTSQCKSEPPLLRTSKRTIYTAGRPPWYNEHGAQSKEAFVIGLCGGSASGKTTVARKIIEALDVPWVVLLSMDSFYKVLTPDQQTLAASNDYNFDHPDAFDFDLLTHTVRKLKQGKSVKIPVYDFTTHGRQKEWKTVYGASVIIFEGIMAFADKKLLQLLDMKIFVDTDSDIRLVRRLRRDITDRGRDIEGVIKQYNKFVKPAFEQYIEPTMRLADIVVPRGGCNMVAIDLIVQHVHSQLEERELSVRAALASAHQAQPLPQTLSVLESTPQVRGMHTIIRNKETSRDEFIFYSKRLMRLLIERALSFLPSQVHAVQTPQGEDYEGRTFHGKRITGVSILRAGETMEPALRAVCKDVRIGKILIQTNQDTGEPELHYLRLPKDIGEDHVILMDCTVSTGAAAMMAVRVLLDHDVQEDKILLVSLLMAEMGVHSVAYAFPQVKIITTAVDKKVNDLFHIIPGIGNFGDRYFGTDAPPDWSDEEMDEPSY, encoded by the exons ATGAACTCTCCACCATCTTACTCGGGAGCTAGAATATCTGGCTGCTGGACCCTAAGATCTGATGGCAG CGGAGTCGGCGACGGCTCGCTGGACCGGCTTCTCCCTGCAGTGAGCACCGGCCTCTCCCCCAGGAAGAGGACCACCAGCCAGTGCAAGTCGGAGCCCCCTCTGCTGCGCACCTCCAAGCGCACCATCTACACGGCGGGCCGGCCGCCCTGGTACAACGAGCACGGGGCGCAGTCCAAGGAGGCCTTCGTCATCG GTCTGTGCGGCGGCAGCGCTTCAGGGAAGACGACGGTAGCGAGGAAGATCATCGAGGCGCTGGACGTGCCGTGGGTTGTGTTGCTCTCCATGGACTCGTTTTacaag GTCCTGACCCCAGATCAGCAGACTCTGGCCGCCAGCAACGACTACAACTTCGACCACCCCGACGCCTTCGACTTCGACCTGCTGACGCACACCGTGCGCAAACTCAAGCAGGGCAAGAGTGTGAAGATCCCCGTGTACGACTTCACCACCCACGGCCGGCAGAAGGAGTGG AAAACCGTGTACGGAGCCAGCGTCATCATCTTTGAGGGAATCATGGCGTTTGCAGACAAGAAGCTCCTGCAG CTGCTGGACATGAAGATCTTCGTGGACACGGACTCCGACATCCGGCTGGTGCGTCGGCTGAGGCGTGACATCACGGACCGGGGGCGGGACATCGAGGGCGTCATCAAGCAGTACAACAAGTTTGTAAAGCCGGCCTTCGAGCAGTACATCGAGCCCACCATGCGCCTGGCCGACATCGTGGTGCCACGgg GCGGATGCAACATGGTGGCCATTGATTTGATTGTGCAGCACGTGCACAGTCAGCTGGAGGAG CGCGAGCTCAGCGTCAG GGCAGCCCTGGCTTCTGCACACCAGGCCCAGCCCCTCCCCCAGACCCTCAGTGTTCTGGAGAGCACGCCCCAGGTGCGGGGCATGCACACCATCATCAG AAACAAGGAAACGAGCCGCGACGAGTTCATCTTCTACTCCAAGAGGTTGATGCGACTCCTGATCGAGCGggcgctctccttcctcccctcccag GTCCACGCAGTGCAGACCCCCCAGGGGGAGGATTACGAAGGCAGGACTTTCCACGGGAAGAGG ATCACGGGCGTGTCCATCCTGCGCGCCGGCGAGACCATGGAGCCCGCCCTGAGGGCCGTGTGCAAAGACGTCCGCATCGGCAAGATCCTCATCCAGACCAACCAGGACACGGGAGAGCCGGAG CTTCACTACCTGCGTCTCCCCAAAGACATCGGTGAAGACCACGTGATCCTGATGGACTGCACCGTGTCCACGGGAGCCGCCGCCATGATGGCGGTGCGCGTGCTGCTG GACCACGACGTTCAGGAGGACAAGATCCTGCTGGTGTCCCTGCTGATGGCAGAGATGGGGGTGCACTCGGTGGCCTACGCGTTCCCACAGGTCAAAATCATCACCACAGCTGTGGACAAGAAGGTCAACGACCTCTTCCACATCATACCCGGCATCG GAAACTTCGGGGATCGATACTTTGGGACCGACGCGCCGCCCGACTGGAGCGACGAGGAGATGGACGAGCCCAGTTACTGA
- the uckl1b gene encoding uridine-cytidine kinase-like 1 isoform X5: MNSPPSYSGARISGCWTLRSDGSGVGDGSLDRLLPAVSTGLSPRKRTTSQCKSEPPLLRTSKRTIYTAGRPPWYNEHGAQSKEAFVIGLCGGSASGKTTVARKIIEALDVPWVVLLSMDSFYKVLTPDQQTLAASNDYNFDHPDAFDFDLLTHTVRKLKQGKSVKIPVYDFTTHGRQKEWKTVYGASVIIFEGIMAFADKKLLQLLDMKIFVDTDSDIRLVRRLRRDITDRGRDIEGVIKQYNKFVKPAFEQYIEPTMRLADIVVPRGGCNMVAIDLIVQHVHSQLEERKLRWDMAALASAHQAQPLPQTLSVLESTPQVRGMHTIIRNKETSRDEFIFYSKRLMRLLIERALSFLPSQVHAVQTPQGEDYEGRTFHGKRITGVSILRAGETMEPALRAVCKDVRIGKILIQTNQDTGEPELHYLRLPKDIGEDHVILMDCTVSTGAAAMMAVRVLLDHDVQEDKILLVSLLMAEMGVHSVAYAFPQVKIITTAVDKKVNDLFHIIPGIGNFGDRYFGTDAPPDWSDEEMDEPSY, encoded by the exons ATGAACTCTCCACCATCTTACTCGGGAGCTAGAATATCTGGCTGCTGGACCCTAAGATCTGATGGCAG CGGAGTCGGCGACGGCTCGCTGGACCGGCTTCTCCCTGCAGTGAGCACCGGCCTCTCCCCCAGGAAGAGGACCACCAGCCAGTGCAAGTCGGAGCCCCCTCTGCTGCGCACCTCCAAGCGCACCATCTACACGGCGGGCCGGCCGCCCTGGTACAACGAGCACGGGGCGCAGTCCAAGGAGGCCTTCGTCATCG GTCTGTGCGGCGGCAGCGCTTCAGGGAAGACGACGGTAGCGAGGAAGATCATCGAGGCGCTGGACGTGCCGTGGGTTGTGTTGCTCTCCATGGACTCGTTTTacaag GTCCTGACCCCAGATCAGCAGACTCTGGCCGCCAGCAACGACTACAACTTCGACCACCCCGACGCCTTCGACTTCGACCTGCTGACGCACACCGTGCGCAAACTCAAGCAGGGCAAGAGTGTGAAGATCCCCGTGTACGACTTCACCACCCACGGCCGGCAGAAGGAGTGG AAAACCGTGTACGGAGCCAGCGTCATCATCTTTGAGGGAATCATGGCGTTTGCAGACAAGAAGCTCCTGCAG CTGCTGGACATGAAGATCTTCGTGGACACGGACTCCGACATCCGGCTGGTGCGTCGGCTGAGGCGTGACATCACGGACCGGGGGCGGGACATCGAGGGCGTCATCAAGCAGTACAACAAGTTTGTAAAGCCGGCCTTCGAGCAGTACATCGAGCCCACCATGCGCCTGGCCGACATCGTGGTGCCACGgg GCGGATGCAACATGGTGGCCATTGATTTGATTGTGCAGCACGTGCACAGTCAGCTGGAGGAG AGGAAACTTCGCTGGGATAT GGCAGCCCTGGCTTCTGCACACCAGGCCCAGCCCCTCCCCCAGACCCTCAGTGTTCTGGAGAGCACGCCCCAGGTGCGGGGCATGCACACCATCATCAG AAACAAGGAAACGAGCCGCGACGAGTTCATCTTCTACTCCAAGAGGTTGATGCGACTCCTGATCGAGCGggcgctctccttcctcccctcccag GTCCACGCAGTGCAGACCCCCCAGGGGGAGGATTACGAAGGCAGGACTTTCCACGGGAAGAGG ATCACGGGCGTGTCCATCCTGCGCGCCGGCGAGACCATGGAGCCCGCCCTGAGGGCCGTGTGCAAAGACGTCCGCATCGGCAAGATCCTCATCCAGACCAACCAGGACACGGGAGAGCCGGAG CTTCACTACCTGCGTCTCCCCAAAGACATCGGTGAAGACCACGTGATCCTGATGGACTGCACCGTGTCCACGGGAGCCGCCGCCATGATGGCGGTGCGCGTGCTGCTG GACCACGACGTTCAGGAGGACAAGATCCTGCTGGTGTCCCTGCTGATGGCAGAGATGGGGGTGCACTCGGTGGCCTACGCGTTCCCACAGGTCAAAATCATCACCACAGCTGTGGACAAGAAGGTCAACGACCTCTTCCACATCATACCCGGCATCG GAAACTTCGGGGATCGATACTTTGGGACCGACGCGCCGCCCGACTGGAGCGACGAGGAGATGGACGAGCCCAGTTACTGA
- the uckl1b gene encoding uridine-cytidine kinase-like 1 isoform X3: MNSPPSYSGARISGCWTLRSDGSAALRFSGVGDGSLDRLLPAVSTGLSPRKRTTSQCKSEPPLLRTSKRTIYTAGRPPWYNEHGAQSKEAFVIGLCGGSASGKTTVARKIIEALDVPWVVLLSMDSFYKVLTPDQQTLAASNDYNFDHPDAFDFDLLTHTVRKLKQGKSVKIPVYDFTTHGRQKEWKTVYGASVIIFEGIMAFADKKLLQLLDMKIFVDTDSDIRLVRRLRRDITDRGRDIEGVIKQYNKFVKPAFEQYIEPTMRLADIVVPRGGCNMVAIDLIVQHVHSQLEERKLRWDMAALASAHQAQPLPQTLSVLESTPQVRGMHTIIRNKETSRDEFIFYSKRLMRLLIERALSFLPSQVHAVQTPQGEDYEGRTFHGKRITGVSILRAGETMEPALRAVCKDVRIGKILIQTNQDTGEPELHYLRLPKDIGEDHVILMDCTVSTGAAAMMAVRVLLDHDVQEDKILLVSLLMAEMGVHSVAYAFPQVKIITTAVDKKVNDLFHIIPGIGNFGDRYFGTDAPPDWSDEEMDEPSY, from the exons ATGAACTCTCCACCATCTTACTCGGGAGCTAGAATATCTGGCTGCTGGACCCTAAGATCTGATGGCAG CGCTGCGTTGCGTTTCAGCGGAGTCGGCGACGGCTCGCTGGACCGGCTTCTCCCTGCAGTGAGCACCGGCCTCTCCCCCAGGAAGAGGACCACCAGCCAGTGCAAGTCGGAGCCCCCTCTGCTGCGCACCTCCAAGCGCACCATCTACACGGCGGGCCGGCCGCCCTGGTACAACGAGCACGGGGCGCAGTCCAAGGAGGCCTTCGTCATCG GTCTGTGCGGCGGCAGCGCTTCAGGGAAGACGACGGTAGCGAGGAAGATCATCGAGGCGCTGGACGTGCCGTGGGTTGTGTTGCTCTCCATGGACTCGTTTTacaag GTCCTGACCCCAGATCAGCAGACTCTGGCCGCCAGCAACGACTACAACTTCGACCACCCCGACGCCTTCGACTTCGACCTGCTGACGCACACCGTGCGCAAACTCAAGCAGGGCAAGAGTGTGAAGATCCCCGTGTACGACTTCACCACCCACGGCCGGCAGAAGGAGTGG AAAACCGTGTACGGAGCCAGCGTCATCATCTTTGAGGGAATCATGGCGTTTGCAGACAAGAAGCTCCTGCAG CTGCTGGACATGAAGATCTTCGTGGACACGGACTCCGACATCCGGCTGGTGCGTCGGCTGAGGCGTGACATCACGGACCGGGGGCGGGACATCGAGGGCGTCATCAAGCAGTACAACAAGTTTGTAAAGCCGGCCTTCGAGCAGTACATCGAGCCCACCATGCGCCTGGCCGACATCGTGGTGCCACGgg GCGGATGCAACATGGTGGCCATTGATTTGATTGTGCAGCACGTGCACAGTCAGCTGGAGGAG AGGAAACTTCGCTGGGATAT GGCAGCCCTGGCTTCTGCACACCAGGCCCAGCCCCTCCCCCAGACCCTCAGTGTTCTGGAGAGCACGCCCCAGGTGCGGGGCATGCACACCATCATCAG AAACAAGGAAACGAGCCGCGACGAGTTCATCTTCTACTCCAAGAGGTTGATGCGACTCCTGATCGAGCGggcgctctccttcctcccctcccag GTCCACGCAGTGCAGACCCCCCAGGGGGAGGATTACGAAGGCAGGACTTTCCACGGGAAGAGG ATCACGGGCGTGTCCATCCTGCGCGCCGGCGAGACCATGGAGCCCGCCCTGAGGGCCGTGTGCAAAGACGTCCGCATCGGCAAGATCCTCATCCAGACCAACCAGGACACGGGAGAGCCGGAG CTTCACTACCTGCGTCTCCCCAAAGACATCGGTGAAGACCACGTGATCCTGATGGACTGCACCGTGTCCACGGGAGCCGCCGCCATGATGGCGGTGCGCGTGCTGCTG GACCACGACGTTCAGGAGGACAAGATCCTGCTGGTGTCCCTGCTGATGGCAGAGATGGGGGTGCACTCGGTGGCCTACGCGTTCCCACAGGTCAAAATCATCACCACAGCTGTGGACAAGAAGGTCAACGACCTCTTCCACATCATACCCGGCATCG GAAACTTCGGGGATCGATACTTTGGGACCGACGCGCCGCCCGACTGGAGCGACGAGGAGATGGACGAGCCCAGTTACTGA